TTATTTATCGGATCGACACTGCAAATGGATGCATACGGAAATTCTTCGACAGTAACAAAAGGGCGCGTTGCAGGTTATGGTGGTGCACCGAATATGGGACATGATCCAGGCGGACGCCGTCACTCAACGGAAGCTTGGTACAACATGATGACGAGTCAGGATGAATTGGCTCGCGGGAAAAAACTGGTGGTTCAAGTAGCAGAAACATTCCAGGATGCCAATACACCTGTCTTTGTTGAACGCCTAGATGCGATTGACGTAAAGAAACAGGCGAACTTGGCAGTTGCTCCGGTTATGATTTATGCGGAAGATGTTACACATGTTGTGACAGAAGAAGGGATTGCCTACTTATATAAAACAGATAGCCCGGCAGAACGTAGAGAAATGATCGCTTCGATTGCAGGGGTAACACCATTAGGAATGGAAAATGATGTGAAGCGTACAAAATCACTTCGCGAGCGCGGTTTAGTGGCAATGCCGGAAGACTTGAATATTTTACGCGGTGAAGCGAACCGTTCATTATTGGCGGCAAAAAATATTGATGAACTTGTTCAATGGTCTGGTGGATTATATGAGCCACCAACGAAATTCAAAAGTTGGTAAGGAGCTGAAGGAATGAAACAGCATGTAATTTGTAAACGGATTGCTGATGAGGCAGTTGCAGCATTAATCGAAGAAGTTCAATTAACACCAAAGCCTGGTTTAGTAGATACAGACAATAATGGTGCACATCATGATTTATCTTTAACAAAAATGCAAAATTCAGCCCATTCATTGCACAATACGTTTTATCAAATGGCAATGCTGAGTTTCAACCGACAGCCGACAGTAGAAATAAGGGAACAATTTGGGGCAATAGGACGGAATGGCGAAAAGGAAATGTTTGCGGTTACTGAAAATAGTAACACGCACAAAGGGGCGATCTGGTCGATTGGATTACTTTGCTCTGCAATTGCAAGAAGACAGGGCCAAGTACTTTTTCCGCAAGTATTTAATGATGCTGCAGAATTGGCCAATCTTCCGGATCAATATATTCCAAAGTCCAAAACGAACGGAAGCAAAGTAAAAGAGAATTATGGAATTCCGGGTGCGAGAGAAGAAGCCCAACAGGCATTCCCTCACATTCAAAAATATAGTTTGCCAGCGTTTTTACAGGCGGCACAGAAGATGTCGCTAAGAGATGCGAAGCTTACGACATTGTTAGTACTGATCGCAAATTTAAACGACACTTGTTTACTTCATCGAGGCGGTCTTGAAGGATTGGAAATGGCGAAGCGGGAAGCGAAAAAACTGCTGACTAACTTTTCAATTTCAAATATGAAGAAACTTGATGAATTGTATATTAAGCACTGGTTATCTCCAGGGGGTTCGGCTGATTTGTTGGCAGCCACAATATTCGTAATTAATATGTCAGATAAACTGAAAAGGGGTGCACAGCATGGAAAAGTTGAATTACACGTTTCAGGCAAATCGTCCGGTTACTAAGCAGGCGCATATCGGGGTTGTAGGATCGGGGGATTTAGAAATACTGATCCAGCCAATCGAAGGCTCGGAAACAAAAGTAGAAGTTCGTACAGGAATTACAGGTTATGCTGAAACTTGGCAAAAAGTAGTGGAGCGCTTTGTTTCTCAGCAGGATATATTGGCTTCGATTAAGATTAATGATTTCGGTGCAACACCAGGTGTCGTATCGATACGACTTGCACAGGCAGCGGAGGTGGTTTTCGGTGAATAATTCTATTACATTACCTGTAAGTATAGTAGAAAGTAAGGCTAGAGAACGTGCACTTTTACTATTAGATGAAGGAACAGCACATGAAATATTAGGTCCATTCGACTTTTTTGAATCACCTCATCTAGAAGCGCAAAATATCGTTCCGCAAAGTGATGATGGAATGATTATCATGCAAGGGACCATCCGTGGCCGTCGTTCATTAGTTATTTCAATAGAAGGAAGTTTCCAAGGCGGAGGAATCGGTGAAGTTTCCGGCGCGAAATTTGCAGGGGCTTTAGAGCGTGCATATGCGTCATGTGAAGCAGGAGAACTTATTTATCCGGTTATCATTTACGATACAGGCGGCGTTCGTCTGCAAGAAGCGAACTACGGACTTCTTTCGATTGCTGAAATTAGTTCAGCGATTGTCGCTTTGAAAAAATATGTACCTGTCATCGGTATCATTCCTGGGAAAGTCGGTTCTTTCGGAGGGATGTCATTAACAGCAGGTCTTTGTTCCGCTTTAATTATGACACGAGAAGGGCGTCTTGGTATGAACGGTCCTGAAGTAGTTCAGCAGGAAGCGGGTATCCAAGAGCTGAATGCAAAACAAAAGCCGTTTATCTGGAAAATGATTGGCGGGTCAATGCGCCATAATTCAAACTTAGTGGATGCAATCGTTGAAGATGATGTCGTAAACTACTTAGATACGCTGGAAGACTTATGGGCAAAAAACAGCTTCAAACAAAGAACAACAGAGTACGATACATTTTTAAATATGCTGAAGCACTTACAGTTTGAAGAAAAAATCAGTACGGAAGAAGCACAGGAAATTTTGAGCAACCGAGCTGAATTGGCAAATGCTGAAGCAACGGTGGCGGATGGGGAAAATCCAAGCAGAGGCCGTACATGGTTTAATGCATTTACAAATAATGCACCATCGATCTCAGAGACACCATCAGTCTTAGTGGCTGATGCTGAATTAAATGGAGAAAAAGCGCGTTTTATCGCTGTCGTGCCAAACAGTGAAAGTAAATTTTACCGTGCCCGCAATGGGGAGTTTGGTCTGCAGGAAGCATGGACTGTTGCGAAATATATTCGTCAGGCAATTGAAGAAGATAAAAATTCAGCGGTTAAAAGATTAATCGTTCCTATTGTCGATGTTCCAGGTCAGGCATTCGGCTATCACGAAGAATTATTCGGTATTTACTTAGCTTGTGCAGCAAGTGTTGAAGCGTATGCAGTTGCGCGACAAAGCGGACATCCAATCGTTACATGTGTTGTAGGTAAAGCGATTTCAGGAGCATTTTTAGCACACGGTATGCAAGGTAACCGTATTATTTCGCTTGATGATTCAGAAGTGCAAGTACATGTAATGTCAAAAAAATCAGCAGCGCTTGTTACAATGCGTACTGTTGAAGAGCTGGACGAATTTGCAAAATCTGTTCCATCGATGGCGTATGATGTCCATTCATTCCAAACGCTTGGCGCATTACATGAGTTGATCGACGGTATTAACGCAGACGAACCATCTAAAGAACAAGTTCGAAAAGTTCTTCATACAATTGTAATGGCAAAAGAAGATATTATTCAATCTGGAGACAGAACGTTAGCAAATCGAATTCAATCAAAAGTAGCGGTTGAAAACGGCCGTAAAGCATCGATTGCTGTACGTGAAAAGATCACACAGCAATGGAACTAACTGTACATGATTTAGTTTATTTGAAGGCCATGGATCAAATCGAGTATTTCGGTGAATATCCGGATTGGTTGAGTGAGGATGAAATGGCTCAAGGCATTGCTGTTGTAAGACGTATGAAAGTAGAGGATGGGAAAGTGGCGATAGGCTTCCGGGGGAATAATCGCTCGAAACGGTTTGCAGCGGTTACAACAATCTCGAATATTAAACGTGTAATTCGGCCGTTTGATATTTTAGGAAATTCATATCCCAAGACGCATCTTCAATCACTTGCTCACATTGAAAAGGTATTGGATGGTTTTAAATGGGGCATTGGAGGAAGTGTCGGCTTTTCCATGGCAACGGGAATCAATGTGTGCCATGAAAAGAGTGATATTGACATTGTCATGTACTGTGAAAAACTGCAGCAGCTGGATCAGTTGAAACCTATTCTTGCACAGCTGCAAAAGAGTGAGCACCGTGTGGATGTCCAAGTGGAGATTTTAGGCGTTGGAGCGGTTGTTTTAGCCGATTATTTACAACACTCTTCTTTTATCGTAAGGACGGGTACTGGGCCGATTCTGCTTGAAAAAGAATCATTAATTTATAAAGGGTAGTCTGTTTTCCCATTGAGTAACTAGCGGTTATTCAATGGGAATTTTTTTTTACCCACAAAAAAACACTTTCACCATTTCAGTGAAAGTGCTTGTAAGTATAACTGTTATAGGCTGTTATGTAAGCAGCCACATTGCCGTAGTTATTATAGAAAGTTTTAAACCACCACTCCTCAAAGTGGGTGTTCGCAAATGCTATCCTGTCTATCCTGAAGTCAAAAGAGTCCAGGCACGCCATTCCAACATCGATGTAAAACTCCCTGTATAAGTATAAAGGTTAAAACTTAATATTCGTACGTACAACGTAGCCTTATTGTTATCTTATAGTAAGTTAAATCGGATTGCAATAAAGTATGTTTTTAAAAAAAAGTCAAATGATTTGAATGGGATTATTGAAGATTTTGCGGAATAAAATGCTGGAATTATTTCCAAAATAAAAAAGCCTTCCTTATAAGTCGGAAGCCTTCTGTTATTATTCTGTATGCTGTTGTAAAATGTTTTCCGTTAGAATTGCTATATCGATGACCGTCTTTTC
This genomic window from Solibacillus sp. FSL R5-0449 contains:
- a CDS encoding triphosphoribosyl-dephospho-CoA synthase yields the protein MKQHVICKRIADEAVAALIEEVQLTPKPGLVDTDNNGAHHDLSLTKMQNSAHSLHNTFYQMAMLSFNRQPTVEIREQFGAIGRNGEKEMFAVTENSNTHKGAIWSIGLLCSAIARRQGQVLFPQVFNDAAELANLPDQYIPKSKTNGSKVKENYGIPGAREEAQQAFPHIQKYSLPAFLQAAQKMSLRDAKLTTLLVLIANLNDTCLLHRGGLEGLEMAKREAKKLLTNFSISNMKKLDELYIKHWLSPGGSADLLAATIFVINMSDKLKRGAQHGKVELHVSGKSSGY
- a CDS encoding malonate decarboxylase subunit delta; the protein is MEKLNYTFQANRPVTKQAHIGVVGSGDLEILIQPIEGSETKVEVRTGITGYAETWQKVVERFVSQQDILASIKINDFGATPGVVSIRLAQAAEVVFGE
- a CDS encoding biotin-independent malonate decarboxylase subunit beta, which translates into the protein MNNSITLPVSIVESKARERALLLLDEGTAHEILGPFDFFESPHLEAQNIVPQSDDGMIIMQGTIRGRRSLVISIEGSFQGGGIGEVSGAKFAGALERAYASCEAGELIYPVIIYDTGGVRLQEANYGLLSIAEISSAIVALKKYVPVIGIIPGKVGSFGGMSLTAGLCSALIMTREGRLGMNGPEVVQQEAGIQELNAKQKPFIWKMIGGSMRHNSNLVDAIVEDDVVNYLDTLEDLWAKNSFKQRTTEYDTFLNMLKHLQFEEKISTEEAQEILSNRAELANAEATVADGENPSRGRTWFNAFTNNAPSISETPSVLVADAELNGEKARFIAVVPNSESKFYRARNGEFGLQEAWTVAKYIRQAIEEDKNSAVKRLIVPIVDVPGQAFGYHEELFGIYLACAASVEAYAVARQSGHPIVTCVVGKAISGAFLAHGMQGNRIISLDDSEVQVHVMSKKSAALVTMRTVEELDEFAKSVPSMAYDVHSFQTLGALHELIDGINADEPSKEQVRKVLHTIVMAKEDIIQSGDRTLANRIQSKVAVENGRKASIAVREKITQQWN
- a CDS encoding malonate decarboxylase holo-ACP synthase, with the translated sequence MELTVHDLVYLKAMDQIEYFGEYPDWLSEDEMAQGIAVVRRMKVEDGKVAIGFRGNNRSKRFAAVTTISNIKRVIRPFDILGNSYPKTHLQSLAHIEKVLDGFKWGIGGSVGFSMATGINVCHEKSDIDIVMYCEKLQQLDQLKPILAQLQKSEHRVDVQVEILGVGAVVLADYLQHSSFIVRTGTGPILLEKESLIYKG